The DNA segment TTACAGGCAGTAGTGAACCAGTGTACTGTAGGGTGGTGGTTGTAAGTACTTACAGGCAGTAGTGAACCAGTGTATTGTAGGGTGGTGGATGTAAGTACTTACAGGCAGTAGTGAACCAGTGTACTGTAGGGTGGTGGATGTAAGTACTTACAGGCAGTAGTGAACCAGTGTATTGTAGGGTGGTGGATGTAAGTACTTACAGGCAGTAGTGAACCAGTGTATTGTAGGGTGGTGGTTATAAGTACTTACAGGCAGTAGTGAACCAGTGTACTGTAGGGTGGTGGTTGTAAGTACTTACAGGCAGTAGTGAACCAGTGTACTGTAGGGTGGTGGTTATAAGTACTTACAGGCAGTAGTGAACCAGTGTACTGTAGGGTGGTGGTTATAAGTACTTACAGGCAGTAGTGAACCAGTGTACTGTAGGGTGGTGGTTGTAAGTACTTACAGGCAGTAGTGAACCAGTGTATTGTAGGGTGGTGAGCTGCGTCCCCTGTTGTTGGAAGGGATACTCCAGAACAACTCTTGTCAGAATCTGCATTACCTCCTTGAGAGTGATGTTATAGGCATACCTGGTGGGAGAGGGGAAGTATAAGATCTATACTCTGAAGATGGTAGCGTGGACAACATTTAGCTGGATCTGTTATAATGGGACTGAAAAACGAGTGCACTTCAACAGAGCATGCATTTATCTGAACTGCACTTATCAGGAGCAGAGTATGACACACTCTTATCAGGGctatgtggggcggcaggtagcctaggggttggagcgttggaccagtaacccgaaaggttgctggatcgaatccccgagctgacaaggtaaaaataatctgtctttctgcccctgaacaaggcagttaactcactgttcccctgtaggccgtcactttaaatacgaatttgttcttaactgacaaaTCAAGAGCAGAGTATTACATACTCTTATCAGGAGCTGACTACTACTCTCTTATCAGGAGCTGACTACTACTCTCTTATCAGGAACTGACTACTACTCACTTATCAGGAACTGACTACTACTCACTTATCAGGAGCTGACTACTACTCTCTTATCAGGAACTGACTACTACTCACTTATCAGGAGCTGACTACTACTCTCTTATCAGGAGCTGACTACTACTCTCTTATCAGGAACTGACTACTACTCTCTTATCAGGAACTGACTACTACTCACTTATCAGGAACTGACTACTACTCACTTATCAGGAGCTGACTACTACTCTCTTATCAGGAACTGACTACTACTCTCTTATCAGGAACTGACTACTACTCTCTTATCAGGAACTGACTACTACTCACTTATCAGGAACTGACTACAACTCACTTATCAGGAACTGACTACAACTCACTTATCAGGAACTGACTACAACTCACTTATCAGGAACTGACTACAACTCACTTATCAGGAACTGACTACTACTCTCTTATCAGGAGCTGACTACTACTCTCTTATCAGGAACTGACTACTACTCTCTTATCAGGAGCTGACTACTACTCACTTATCAGGAGCTGACTACTACTCTCTTATCAGGAACTGACTACTACTCACTTATCAGGAGCTGACTACTACTCTCTTATCAGGAGCTGACTACTACTCTCTTATCAGGAGCTGACTACTACTCTCTTATCAGGAACTGACTACTACTCACTTATCAGGAACTGACTACTACTCTCTTATCAGGAGCTGACTACTACTCTCTTATCAGGAACTGACTACTACTCTCTTATCAGGAACTGACTACTACTCTCTTATCAGGAGCTGACTACTACTCTCTTATCAGGAACTGACTACTACTCTCTTATCAGGAACTGACTACTACTCTCTTATCAGGAACTGACTACTACTCTCTTATCAGGAACTGACTACTACTCTCTTATCAGGAACTGACTACTACTCACTTGAGAGAGTTGATCTCTAGGACCAGGTTGTCACAGACGATGTTCTCCTCCAAACCTCTCTGTAGTGTCCCCAACACTTCCAACTGGAAAGCTACACAAACACATTATTGCTATGGCATGTCATTTTGGATTTGTATCATCAATTCAACAAATCAATTCATTAATCAATCGGTATCCCCTCACCATTGACGTCGTCAATCTCTGGTGAGACACTGCGACTGCGATCCTGAGATTCCTCGCTGGCCTCACTCTCACTGTCACTCTCTGGGTCAGGGTTAAGCACCAGGCCTAGAGAGACAGGATATATATTTTATGACTGAGGGCATGGACAACTGGCCTCACCCAGTCTCTTCACACTCAGCAGACTACTTTGCATTAAGTTTTGTTTTGAAAGTGGCCTACCCCATAGACACTGTGCCAGCTCTTCATCCTCAGTGTCGTCCATACTGGCCTTCCAGATATAACCTTTACCCCCAGGTCCTACCTCGGCTGGATTAAACGCTGGATAGGTGAAACAGGCAGGTAAGGGTATACTGTTACAGTACAGTCAACAAGGTTTTGCTCACTGTCATTGACATAAATATCACAGATATGTCCTCAGAAACCTTTGACATTATTTCCAAAAACAGATTTCCATAACATTGAATAACAATATAACTTTGGAAACAagatacatttcatttcaaaacATTGTTTGTGGACTTATCAATTGTTGAAGAATCACATAAACTCACGACAGTAATAAATAAACCCACGACAGTAATAAATAAACCCACGACAGTAATAAATAAACCCACACACAGTAATAAATAAACCCACGACAGTAATAAATAAACCCACGACAGTAATAAATAAACCCACGACGGTAATAAATAAACCCACGACGGTAATAAATAAACCCACGACGGTAATAAATAAACCCACTACGGTAATAAATAAACCCACGACGGTAATAAATAAACCCACGACGGTAATAAATAAACCCACGACGGTAATAAATAAACCCACTACAGTAATAAATAAACCCACGACAGTAATAAATAAACCCACGACAGTAATAAATAAACCCACGACAGTAATAAATAAACCCACGTCAGTAATAAATAAACCCACGACAGTAATAAATAAACCCACGACAGTAATAAATAAACCCACGACAGTAATAAATAAACCCACGACAGTAATAAATAAACCCACGACAGTAATAAATAAACCCACTACGGTAATAAATAAACCCATGACAGTAATAAATACTGAGAATGTGTACAACGTATAGAGCAGTGGTTGGCCACCCTGATCCTGGAGccacttcatgtttttgatttaaccgacctggaagaccaggtgtgttgaatttagccaaccactgaactgatcaattagttCAGATGGTCGGTCAGGTGTGGTGCCTCGTTAGAACAAAATCCTGCAGGACCTGCAGCaccccaggaacagggttgtctaccTCTGGTATAGAGCTGGGTTTGCTAAACTCAGTCCTGGGACCCCGtcctgggggtgggtggggggggggtgtctgttTTGGTTTTTGCACTAGCACCACACAGCTGGCTCAAataataatcaaagcttgatgatgagttggttatttgaaccatctgtgtagtgggggggggggggggggtctaataCGCACCTTTCTGCCTGGTCTTGTCTTTGCTGTGTCCCACTTCCTGGTCATCACTGAGgaattcatcatcatcatcttcctcctcttcctcagggtGATGCATAGACACCACAGTCCCTTCTGGGAGGGACAGGTTCGGACCAATCACCACCTGGGAAACAGACAACATGGAATAATGGAAAAATACTCCTAAAGTACTCAAAAGTTACTATTTTGAAAGCTTACTGTACCTAATAAAAAATGTTGATATTAGGAAAGAGTGAAAGGTAAACAGTTAATATGCTTCATGTTGGCGTTTACAATACGTAGCTACTGTTTACATAAATATTTCAATTAGCAACTACATTGTAAAGTACTTAGAGAGCTACTGAAAAGCACTACAGAATCACAGTCCATTATGTACATTTAAGACGGTCACATGTTTTCATTAAAACAGTGTTATTTTGGTTGTAAAGACTTTGTTGCCTTACGTTGTATGCGAGGACACACTGTTTGTTGAGGCGTACAGCCTCTTTGACCACAGCCCCGTCACACACCACTGACTGGTGAATCTCTACGTTGCTGGAGATGTGTATGTTGTTCCACATGTAGGCCCGGTCCAACACCACGTTGTCCCctacagagagacatcagagagagGTGTCAGACTGCCAAGCTTCTCCAGGATCACTGGCATCTTGGAGAACCTGGCAGACTAGCAATGCAGAGCAGATTGAAGGAAAACGGCACCTTGGATTCACTCAATgtttatttcattatttatttaactatgcaagtcagttaataacaaattcttatttacaacgactgCCTACCGGGgtacaatgggttaactgccttgtccaggggcagtttttaccttttcagctcggggattcgatccagcatcctttcggttactggcccaacgctctaaccactaggctacctcccgcccctacactctaaccactaggctacctcccgcccctacactctaaccactaggctacctgccgtccctacactctaaccactaggctacctgccgcccctacactctaaccactaggctacctgccgcccctacactctaaccactaggctacctgccgcccctacactctaaccactaggctacctgccgcccctacactctaaccactaggctacctgcctcccctacactctaaccactaggctacctgcctcccctacactctaaccactaggctacctgccgcccctacactctaaccactaggctacctgccgcccctacactctaaccactaggctacctgccgcccctacactctaaccactaggctacctgccgcctgtcCTTTATACTGAAAGGACAGGTGAGGTTCCCATGATCTAACCTCATGACTACCTTTTGTACAGAACTAAGCTCAGGTGATTGCTTCACTACAGTACCTATGATAGAAACAGGGTTCATACACATTTCGACAGATGGAATTGTATTACTTTTACATAACTAAATTTCCATGACCAACACTCGGCGGCATCTCTATGTACGTACAAATAAAGTAAGCTTAATGTGGTATCGACCCTGGGAGGCTGCTCCCTGATACCATCTCATGTTGTTGAGCAAGAGACTTAACCCCCACAAAGTAGAATACCTGTTAGACAACTGTATAAAACACATGGTCAACCCTCAGTCTGCAGAGATACTGGATGTGCAGGCTTTTGATCAAGCCCTGCTCAAACACAGAGACAGTTTATCAAGGTGTGGTTGAGCAGATCATTTCTGGGGACTGGAATACAAGCCTGCCCCCAttagctctcctggaggatggttgaccaCTCTTGATGTAAAACATTTcaacattacaaccaaatacGTTTTATGCCTTTTGAAATAATTCGCTCATTCAATATATCAAAGATCAAGTGGCTATGGCGGGCTACATATCCTTTTAAGACAGCTGAAGTGAGACCACACATTTTATTCAGGAAATGTACCTTTACTAGTTTAGTCATATTTATCTTAGCTACCTTGGAAGTGTTTACTTTGCAGGCTGACTAGCATCTATTGGGTCGCAATGTCCCATACATTGGATGCCCAAATGAACTGGAAGTACTGTATCTACAAAACAAGTACAAGCCACATAATCCCAAAGGCTACATATAATATTGTTTCCTAACATTCATGTTCATGGTtatcaaattattattttcattcACATGATTTGATTCACCGTTATTGAACCTAATACAATGTAGAAGTGAATCATTAGTTttgtcaacaacaacagaaaattGTTGAAATGAATCATATCAATTGTTTAAAAAAGGAAATCAACATTGTATTGCCTTATTCGCGAGTGTCGGTGGAAAGTTTTTTTGAGGACATGATGAAAACATTCATACATGTTAATAATAGCTAAACCATTAACTAGAGGGTACAAGATATGTTTTGAATTGGCTATCTAGTCAGTCTTTTCTATCATATCTATTATGACTTTTCAGACTAACATTTCCCAAATCTTTTCCAGGCCTGGAAAACTCCATTTCAAAATACCATGACTTTTCCAGAATTTTCATGACCTTACGAACCCTGTAGAAACAGTAACGGTATAATACCCATGGTGCAGTTGTTTTCCAGGATTTTCATGACCTTACGAACCCTGTAGAAACAGTAACGGTATAATACCCATGGTGCAGTTGTTTTCCAGGATTTTCATGACCTTACGAACCCTGTACAAACAGTAACGGTATAATACCTATGGTGCAGTTGTTGCCGATGATGCTGTTTGATATGTGACAGTTGGCTCCGATGCTGGTGTCTCGACCAATCAGAACGTTCTCCTCCATCTGGCTGCCGTGCCCCAGGCTGACCTCGGCGCCCCGATAGACGTTATGACGGGAGTGAGTACACCCCTGCCCCTGCTGGTCCGTGAAGTTAGCCTCGGGGGTGAGGGGATAGACCCAGCGACGTACCATGTCCGAGGAGACGGAGTCATACATCTGCAGGTTGGATACGCGTGCTCCATAGCCATCCTGTGTTACATACAGGTGGATCTGGTTGCCCAGAATCTAGAGCGGGAGGATATAGTGGACTTGTTTGCTCGGGTAAGGATGCGTATAAGCTTTGGTTAGGGCATTGCTTGGGATGTTCTGAtttcaatacaacatacagtatatcataatCACTGAATTTGTTTTCTCATACCTCTTCATTGACCAGAATCCCTCTGACAAAGTCATTCCTGGTCTGGTAGTCAAAGTTGTCTGTGAAGAGTTCAGCTACCTGTAAACAAACACAGTGTCATGTCTTCCAtacaagagacttgcagctcactcagtcccccccccccccccccggttaaAGACGGGTAATTCCACAGCAAAGaatcagatttttcactttaaaatgtatgccaaacaaaaaccattgaatTCAAAAGTTGAACATATAATACAACTCTACGCACAATGATTACTTTGAACAATTTATACAGtaaaccaaaaatatatatatacatttctgTGCAGATGCGAACTTTGTGGAAATTCTATGGTTTGTTAGTCTTTGAAATTAATGGattttgtttggtatacattttaaagtgcGTAATTCCATTACCATGGAATCGCCCAGACAGTAGATTACCTGTGGGGAACAGATACTGATGTGGCAGTCCAGCAGATCATGTCTGACTTCAAACTCATCACTTCCATGTTGGAAAATGTTCTGCAAGACAAAACACAATAGGTCAGTCTACCACTCCTGAACATTCACACATTCTGAAAAGAGGTTCAGGACTTAATATCTAAATGTTTATCTTTGCTTATAAACTTTCTGTTTGTATCTCTACTACTTGCTGTGCAGTAAATTTACCTTTTGGGGGATTCCATGATGAACTGTTACGTTCCCATGGAGAACTGTTACGTTCCCATGGAGAACTGTTACGTTCCCATGATGAACTGTTACGTTCCCATGGAGAACTGTTACGTTCCCATGGAGAACTGTTACGTTCCCATGGAGAACTGTTACGTTCCCATGGAGAACTGTTACGTTCCCATGGAGAACTGTTACGTTCCCATGGAGAACTGTTACGTTCCCATGGAGAACTGTTACGTTCCCATGGAGAACTGTTACGTTCCCATGGAGAACTGTTACGTTACCATGGAGAACTGTTACGTTCCCATGGAGAACTGTTACGTTCCCATGATGAACTGTTACGTTCCCATGATGAACTGTTACGTTACCATGGGGAACTGTAGCTTCTTAAGGCCCTGTGTCTTCTGGTAGTGGAGGACCCGCTTGCTCTTGCTGTCCATGGCAACGATCACGTCATCCTCCTCGCAGCGAGACTTGTGGCCGGGAGAGGACTCTTTGAACACCATGGTCATCACAGAGATGTTCTTGTCCACCTTACGCCGGTGCCTTCATGAACAACATAAATCCTAGTGTTAATACGTGATCAATATGAACAAGGTATACAAATAGGCCTACCCGCCCCATTGGTGTATTacattttataaactgggtggttcgagccctgaatgctgattggctgacagctgtagtatatcagactgtataccacaggtgtgacaaaacatttatttttactgctctaattacgttggtaaccagtttataatagcaataaggcacctcagtggtttgtggtatatggccaatataccatgactaagggctgtatccaggcactctgcgttgcgtcgttactaagaacagcccttagccgtggtttattggccatataccacatcccctcaggccttattgctatACAGCTGATTCCTAGTCAAGTGCTCATCACAATCTTGAATAGCTAGATCACATGTGCTGGATTAAAGCAGGGCTGGTGCAAAAGCCGGtatctatggaacgccgtttgggtcttcgcgtgtcaaaaaagatacacgtcaaataacactatttaacGCGTTAAATAAGTTTTTAATTTGAGACCTCAAATAACACAGTtttgttatagaatgttgtgtgttctgaatttgcacgtaCAATCCatgcgccaccactactatcagtagctctgtcaaagctgtacaaaaaaaaagtctgcaaacaagcaaacaccggtcacgaacgatgtgtttacaataccgcgttggtaataatgCATTATTTGTtagaccgcaacttctggggtagagagctagctttagcttggtaacctagctagcaccaatacaaccagcctgaaaacaatgaccagtagaaactgcagtcattttcattattctcaGCAATGATTTAGGagtccttgtgagtaagtattagctaggtagccacttgttgttcgcctattgaaattgaacttcagttcatgaaaataaatagctagccagctacttaaccctgttgcccaaagctaacattataagcagccaTAGCATCATCTGGCTAGTGAGCCTCGACCGGacagtgaggctcgaccggaccgggttgtgaagttagccacaataaggattaggcacaatagtggaatttgcagtttgccttcaaaataaaagtacctctttgaaagtgatgcagaaggttacaattggtggaaacatgccatatttagactagataatgttaaacaaggttggaatgtgaagcaatgaaatggggtattagtctactcggtgacacccacagaacacaactgtgacgAGTTAACTAAATATTAGCATTGTGACTGAGGGAAATCAGCTCCCCAGTCAGTCTATTGTGTGTACTGACATTCATATTACACTGTACAgttttacctaaggattggggatcaattaAAAATAGGGTATCAATCGACTCAATACCCaagatattttttttctcaacgtcctcctcagagttatcagacttcaagacgcagtattgtttttcctctggaataCTGTTCGATACACATacaggttgacaataaatgtggctcaattcacagttgtttcagagtccagcaataagagctacgatgctaatgttctctgggtgtcactaagtagactgataccccatgtcattgatccacaatccataggtaaggctgtacactaaaatacagtgaaataagtatgcccccaaagcaattctaaagtataatacatccagtgtgatttcaacagatttttgtcaaattaacaaatgatTGTCTTTCAttgattttatataacaacattccaacctcgtttagcatgatctattcaattatggcataaatctactatttgtattcatttgcaacaatgtcaatgacatacttttattttgaggcagcaggtagcctagtggttagaatgttggaccagtaaccgaaaggttgcaagatcgaatccctgagctgacaaggtaaaaatctgtcgttctgcccctgaacaaggcagttaaccccactgttcctaggccgtcattgaaagtaagaatttgttcttaactgacctgcttagttaaataaaggtaaaataatactTTTATTTTAAAGGCAAATCGCAAAGTCCACAATTGTGGCAAATCAATATTGTGGCAAGCTTCACACAgttgggtccgaccaccattattCAATTCATAACTGtgttataaattagggttattttagatgacacctagctatatagttagctgaAACAGATGTCGTTTTGCTGTTTTTAGGGAAGAACCTTGTTTGCATCcctcagctagctagcttttttatgaccagcactgtaactgcacgagacaactttaccagcatcatagcatacgtatcgctgaatcgttgtgacatattaaatacgagtgatagtgtaatcaatgtgtaataactacgtaaaaaatgtatgaatgcgttaaattattatgtggagtgcagtcatattcaggtcgtgattggtcaacaagcttatttgacacgtcaaatgtatattttttgactcacaaagacccaaacggcatttcATAGGTATATGTAGCTCTCCAGGATGAGGTTTAGCCAACTCATGAGGATTGGCCACCCAAACCCTCCTCCTGGAGAAATGCTGGGTGTGCTGGCTTTTCCTCCAGCCCTGTTGTCTAAGGTCAAGGGTCAAAGGTGACTGACCGGTGCTCCTGTAGGGCCTGGCTGACATCGATGTTGGATACCACGTCTCCGTAGACCAGGATGAAGTCGTTCCTCACCAGATTCTTGGCGTCCACATCCCGCAGCACGTCGCCGAGGGAACGGTACAGATCAGAGGTGATGATGTGGACCACGTTTGGAGAGGTGGGACGACACCACTTGGACTTACTGTTGGGAGGATGAGGGAACATTTATATTGAgaaaaccctgtgtgtgtgtgtgtgtttgggccctAAATAGTGTCTATGActagtttttcctggtcagagtgtgtgtgtgtgtgttcttacagcAGGTGATCCTTGATCTTATTGGACATCCAGCAGCAGAAGACGAATGTCTCCTGAACACCAGTGGATGTTAGGAACTCCAGGGTGTAGTCTATCATGGCCACATTGCCCAACGGTAGGAGAGCCTGGATGGTACAAAACACAGCAGAGATGTGATGAGCGCAACAATGACCATCAGGTTTGGAGTCTCACATATAAAAGCATTAGGATGGTGTTGGGAAATCTGAAGTTCTGAGTGACGCTGGCTAGCACTCACGTGATATTTGGATTCTGAGTGATGCTGGCTAGCACTCACGTGATATTTGGATTCCAAGATTAGACTGATGACCAGAATGATGGcaactttatttttattttatttaactaggcaagtcagttaagaaccaaattcttatttacaacgacggcctaccaaaaggcaaaaggcctcctgcggggacgggggcctgggattaaaaataaataatgaatacaatataaatataggacaaaacacacatcacaacaagagagacaacacaacactacataaagagagacctaagacaacaacatagcaaggcagctacacatgacaacacagcattgtagcagcacaacataacaacaacatggtatcagcacaaaacatggtacaaacattattgggcacagacaactgTACAAAGAGCAAGaaagtagagacaacaatacatcacgcaaagcagccacaactgtcagtaagagtgtccatgactgagtctttgaaggaagagattgagataaaactgtccagtttgagtgtttgttgcagctcgttccagtcgctagctgcagcgaactgaaaagaggagagtcccagggatgtgtgtgctttgtggacctttaacagaatgtgactggcagaacgggtgttgtatgtggaggatgagggctgcagtagatatctcagataggggggagtgaggcctaagagggttttataaataagcatcaaccagtgggtcttgcgatgattatacagagatgaccagtttacagaagagtagagagtgcagtgatgtgtcctattggagcattggtggcaaatctgatggccaaatggtaaagaacatctagctgctcgagagcacccttacctgccaatcaataaattacatctccataatctagcatgggtaggatggtcatctgaatcagggttattttggcagctggggtgaaagaggagcgattacgatagaggaaaccaagtctagatttaacttcagCCTGAAGCTttaatatgtgctgagagaaggacagtacaCCGTACTTGtgtgaggtgactacctcaagctctaaaccatcagaagtagtaatcacacctgtgggaagaggggcattcttcttaccaaaccacattacctttgttttgggggtgttcagaacaaggttaagggtagagaaagcttgttggacaagttaatattttttttaccaatGTCCATTTACTAGCAGGATTAATAAATGaacattgttgttgttattgtgctTTTGTCACGATTAGTCTAGCTACATGGATCTGATGGTGTCCCACTTAAAGAGATTATCATTTATCATGCCATCTGGAACAGTGATACAATTGCTGGTTCGCTACCTGGCTAAACTACAGACGAGATCTGTTGACATGTGTCTCCCACAGATTTTCTACCACGAATattactaactagataggaggaaaaaaacattggccaTATATGTTATGAAATGTTGCATTTCAAGAACACGAGGTTGCTTGCAAGAACGGTAGCTAGCTATGCTATGCTAGCGCTGTCATCCATTGA comes from the Salmo trutta chromosome 21, fSalTru1.1, whole genome shotgun sequence genome and includes:
- the eif2b5 gene encoding translation initiation factor eIF2B subunit epsilon, translating into MSSRGGKQKKGNVTSEQEEEEQPLQAVLVADSFNRRFFPISKDQPRALLPLGNVAMIDYTLEFLTSTGVQETFVFCCWMSNKIKDHLLKSKWCRPTSPNVVHIITSDLYRSLGDVLRDVDAKNLVRNDFILVYGDVVSNIDVSQALQEHRHRRKVDKNISVMTMVFKESSPGHKSRCEEDDVIVAMDSKSKRVLHYQKTQGLKKLQFPMNIFQHGSDEFEVRHDLLDCHISICSPQVAELFTDNFDYQTRNDFVRGILVNEEILGNQIHLYVTQDGYGARVSNLQMYDSVSSDMVRRWVYPLTPEANFTDQQGQGCTHSRHNVYRGAEVSLGHGSQMEENVLIGRDTSIGANCHISNSIIGNNCTIGDNVVLDRAYMWNNIHISSNVEIHQSVVCDGAVVKEAVRLNKQCVLAYNVVIGPNLSLPEGTVVSMHHPEEEEEDDDDEFLSDDQEVGHSKDKTRQKAFNPAEVGPGGKGYIWKASMDDTEDEELAQCLWGLVLNPDPESDSESEASEESQDRSRSVSPEIDDVNAFQLEVLGTLQRGLEENIVCDNLVLEINSLKYAYNITLKEVMQILTRVVLEYPFQQQGTQLTTLQYTGSLLPLLKTWSPVFKNYIKRAQDHLDCLSAVEELFLEQETHQTAMVKVLMKMYQLEILEEEAILKWFSTGATNDKSRQLRKNQGLQKFIQWLEEAEDESSEEGE